The proteins below come from a single Kosakonia sp. SMBL-WEM22 genomic window:
- the recJ gene encoding single-stranded-DNA-specific exonuclease RecJ, whose amino-acid sequence MKAEIQLRRREVDDATVLADSLPPLLRRLYASRGVKSDRDLERSVKGMLPWQELTGIDDAVTHLYNAMREGLRIIVVGDFDADGATSTALSVLALRSLGCDNVSYLVPNRFDDGYGLSPEVVDQAHARGAQLILTVDNGISSHAGVTRAHELGIPVVVTDHHLPGDTLPEAEAIVNPNLRGCDFPSKSLAGVGVAFYLMLALRAFLRDNGWFEARGIAMPNLAELLDLVALGTVADVVPLDANNRILTWQGLSRIRAGRCRPGIKALLEIANREAHKLAASDLGFALGPRLNAAGRLDDMSVGVALLLCDNLGEARQLASDLDALNQTRKEIEQGMQAEALTLCEQLERSSETLPGGLAMYHPEWHQGVVGILASRIKERFHRPVIAFAPAGEGVLKGSGRSIQGLHMRDALERLDTLYPGMMLKFGGHAMAAGLTLEEANFDAFQQRFGELVTEWLDPALLQGEILSDGPLTAQEMTLEVAEMLREAGPWGQMFPEPIFDGEFRLLQQRLVGERHLKVMVEPVGGGPLLDGIAFNVDTGIWPDNGVRQVKIAYKLDVNEFRGNRSVQLIIENLWPL is encoded by the coding sequence GTGAAAGCTGAGATACAACTTCGCCGCCGTGAGGTGGATGACGCGACAGTGCTGGCGGATTCACTCCCGCCGCTGCTGCGTCGCTTATATGCCAGCCGCGGCGTGAAGAGCGACCGCGATCTGGAACGCAGCGTAAAAGGGATGCTTCCCTGGCAGGAGCTGACCGGCATCGATGATGCGGTTACGCACCTCTACAACGCTATGCGCGAAGGGCTGCGCATCATCGTGGTTGGAGATTTTGACGCCGATGGCGCAACCAGCACCGCGCTGAGCGTGCTGGCGCTGCGCTCGTTGGGCTGCGACAACGTCAGCTACCTGGTGCCGAACCGCTTTGATGACGGTTACGGCCTCAGCCCGGAAGTGGTCGATCAGGCCCATGCCCGCGGCGCGCAGCTGATCCTGACTGTCGATAACGGCATCTCCTCCCATGCGGGCGTAACGCGTGCCCATGAGTTGGGTATTCCGGTTGTGGTTACCGATCACCATCTGCCCGGCGACACGCTGCCCGAAGCCGAGGCGATTGTGAACCCCAACCTGCGCGGCTGCGACTTTCCATCAAAATCACTGGCAGGCGTTGGCGTCGCCTTCTATCTAATGCTGGCGTTGCGCGCCTTTCTACGCGACAACGGCTGGTTCGAGGCGCGCGGTATCGCGATGCCAAACCTTGCTGAGCTGCTCGATCTGGTGGCGCTGGGTACGGTGGCGGACGTTGTTCCGCTGGATGCCAATAACCGGATTTTGACCTGGCAGGGGCTGAGCCGTATTCGCGCTGGTCGCTGCCGGCCGGGTATCAAAGCGCTGCTGGAGATTGCCAACCGCGAGGCGCACAAGCTGGCGGCAAGCGATCTCGGCTTCGCGCTCGGCCCGCGCCTCAATGCCGCCGGGCGTCTGGATGATATGTCCGTCGGCGTGGCGCTGCTGCTCTGCGACAATCTCGGCGAAGCGCGCCAGTTGGCAAGCGATCTCGACGCGCTCAACCAGACGCGCAAAGAGATTGAGCAGGGGATGCAGGCGGAAGCGCTGACGCTGTGCGAGCAGCTTGAGCGCAGCAGTGAGACGCTGCCCGGCGGCCTGGCGATGTACCACCCCGAGTGGCATCAGGGCGTGGTCGGTATTCTGGCTTCGCGTATTAAAGAGCGCTTCCATCGCCCGGTTATCGCTTTTGCGCCCGCCGGTGAAGGCGTGCTGAAAGGCTCCGGGCGCTCGATTCAGGGGCTGCATATGCGCGATGCGCTGGAGCGGCTCGACACCCTCTACCCCGGCATGATGCTGAAGTTCGGCGGCCACGCGATGGCGGCAGGGCTGACGCTCGAAGAGGCCAATTTTGACGCCTTCCAGCAGCGCTTTGGCGAACTGGTCACCGAGTGGCTCGACCCGGCGCTGTTGCAGGGGGAAATTCTCTCCGACGGGCCGCTAACCGCTCAGGAGATGACGCTTGAAGTGGCAGAGATGTTGCGCGAAGCGGGGCCGTGGGGGCAGATGTTCCCGGAACCGATCTTTGACGGCGAGTTTCGCCTGTTGCAGCAGCGGCTGGTGGGTGAGCGTCATTTAAAAGTGATGGTGGAGCCGGTTGGCGGCGGTCCGCTGCTCGACGGGATCGCCTTCAACGTTGATACCGGCATCTGGCCGGACAATGGAGTACGGCAGGTGAAAATCGCTTATAAACTTGATGTTAACGAGTTTCGCGGCAACCGTAGCGTGCAACTGATCATCGAAAACCTCTGGCCACTTTAG
- the dsbC gene encoding bifunctional protein-disulfide isomerase/oxidoreductase DsbC has product MKKGLIMFTLLAAFTGAAHADDAAIKQSLAKLGVQSSDIMPAPVAGMKAVMTNSGVLYVTEDGKHIIQGPMYDVSGAQPVNVTSKMLLPHLNALEKEMIVYKAPQEKHVITVFTDITCGYCQKLHSEMADYNALGITVRYLAFPRQGVPSEVEKEMKAIWCAKDPKKAFDDAMAGKGVKPASCDISIANHYALGVQFGVNGTPAIVLNDGYVVPGYQAPAEMKAFLDQHQKATGGK; this is encoded by the coding sequence ATGAAAAAAGGTTTAATCATGTTCACCCTGCTGGCGGCGTTCACCGGCGCGGCCCATGCCGATGATGCGGCGATCAAGCAGTCGCTCGCGAAGCTGGGTGTACAGAGTTCCGACATCATGCCCGCTCCCGTTGCCGGAATGAAAGCCGTGATGACCAACAGCGGCGTGCTCTATGTCACCGAAGATGGCAAACATATCATCCAGGGGCCGATGTATGACGTTAGCGGCGCGCAGCCGGTCAACGTCACCAGCAAAATGCTGCTGCCGCATCTCAACGCGCTGGAAAAAGAGATGATTGTCTACAAAGCGCCGCAAGAGAAGCACGTCATCACCGTCTTCACCGATATCACCTGCGGCTACTGCCAGAAGCTGCACAGCGAAATGGCGGACTACAACGCGCTGGGCATTACCGTGCGCTACCTCGCCTTCCCGCGCCAGGGTGTGCCGAGCGAGGTAGAAAAAGAGATGAAGGCGATTTGGTGCGCGAAAGATCCGAAGAAAGCCTTTGATGATGCGATGGCGGGCAAAGGCGTGAAGCCTGCCAGTTGCGATATCAGCATCGCTAACCACTACGCGCTGGGCGTGCAGTTTGGCGTTAACGGCACGCCAGCCATTGTGCTGAACGATGGCTACGTGGTGCCGGGCTACCAGGCACCCGCCGAGATGAAAGCCTTCCTCGACCAGCACCAGAAAGCGACGGGCGGTAAGTAA
- the xerD gene encoding site-specific tyrosine recombinase XerD, giving the protein MEEDLARIEQFLDALWLENNLAENTLSAYRRDLKGVVEWLHHRGSSLARAQSDELQALLAERVEGGYKATSSARLLSAVRRFFHYLYREKLRQDDPSAQLASPKLPQRLPKDLSETQVGRLLQAPVVDQPLELRDKAMLEVLYATGLRVTELVGLTMSDISLRQGVLRVIGKGNKERLVPLGEEAIYWVEHYLEYGRPWLLNGASIDVLFPSQRGQQMTRQTFWHRIKHYAVLAGIDSEKLSPHVLRHAFATHLLNHGADLRVVQMLLGHQDLSTTQIYTHVATERLRKLHQQHHPRA; this is encoded by the coding sequence ATGGAAGAGGATCTCGCACGTATCGAACAATTTCTTGATGCGCTCTGGCTGGAGAACAACCTGGCGGAAAACACCCTCAGCGCCTATCGTCGCGATCTGAAGGGCGTTGTGGAGTGGCTTCATCATCGGGGCAGCAGCCTGGCGCGCGCTCAGAGCGACGAGCTGCAAGCGCTGCTCGCCGAACGCGTCGAAGGGGGCTATAAAGCCACCAGTTCGGCACGGCTGCTGAGCGCCGTGCGGCGCTTTTTCCACTATCTCTACCGTGAAAAGCTGCGCCAGGACGATCCAAGCGCCCAGTTGGCTTCCCCGAAGCTGCCGCAGCGCCTGCCAAAAGATTTGAGCGAAACGCAGGTCGGCAGGCTATTACAGGCTCCAGTGGTTGACCAACCGCTGGAGTTACGCGATAAAGCCATGCTTGAGGTGCTGTATGCAACCGGCCTTCGCGTGACGGAGTTGGTGGGGCTGACGATGAGCGATATCAGCCTGCGCCAGGGCGTGCTGCGGGTTATCGGTAAAGGCAACAAAGAGCGCCTGGTGCCGCTGGGCGAAGAGGCGATCTACTGGGTTGAGCACTATCTTGAATATGGGCGTCCGTGGCTGCTTAACGGGGCTTCGATCGATGTGCTATTCCCAAGCCAGCGCGGCCAGCAGATGACGCGCCAGACCTTCTGGCATCGCATCAAGCACTATGCGGTGCTTGCCGGGATCGACAGCGAAAAGCTCTCGCCCCACGTTCTGCGCCATGCTTTTGCCACGCATTTGCTCAACCACGGCGCGGATCTGCGAGTGGTGCAGATGCTGCTGGGGCATCAGGATCTCTCGACAACACAAATTTATACGCATGTCGCCACCGAGCGGCTGCGCAAGCTTCATCAACAGCACCACCCGCGGGCGTGA
- the fldB gene encoding flavodoxin FldB produces the protein MNIGLFYGSSTCYTEMAAEKIRDIIGPELVTLHNLKDDAPALMEQYDALILGIPTWDFGELQEDWEAVWDTLDTLNLDGKIVALYGMGDQLGYGEWFLDALGMLHDKLAPKGVNFVGYWPTEGYEFTSNKPIIADGQLFVGLALDETNQYDLSDARLEAWCEQILTEMAERFA, from the coding sequence ATGAATATTGGTCTGTTTTATGGTTCCAGCACCTGCTACACCGAAATGGCAGCGGAAAAAATTCGCGACATTATCGGGCCGGAACTGGTTACGCTACACAACCTGAAAGACGATGCTCCCGCCCTGATGGAGCAGTATGATGCGCTGATCCTCGGCATTCCGACCTGGGATTTTGGCGAACTGCAGGAAGATTGGGAGGCGGTCTGGGATACGCTCGACACGCTCAATCTTGACGGCAAAATTGTGGCTCTCTACGGCATGGGCGACCAGCTTGGCTACGGCGAATGGTTCCTCGACGCGCTGGGGATGCTGCATGATAAGCTGGCACCGAAAGGCGTCAACTTTGTCGGCTACTGGCCGACCGAAGGCTACGAGTTTACCAGCAACAAACCGATTATCGCTGACGGGCAGCTGTTTGTCGGCCTGGCGCTGGATGAGACCAACCAGTATGACCTGAGCGACGCGCGCCTCGAAGCCTGGTGCGAGCAGATCCTGACAGAGATGGCAGAGCGCTTCGCCTGA
- a CDS encoding protein YgfX encodes MVLWQSELRVSWRAQWLSLLLHGLVAALILLMPWPLSYTPVWLLLLSLVVFDSVRSQRRINACHGEIKLLMDSRLRWQGEEWDIVGTPWLLRSGMMLRLRREEDGRRQHLWLAADSMDAQEWRDLRRMILQKPAQGLH; translated from the coding sequence GTGGTCCTGTGGCAATCTGAGTTACGCGTCTCCTGGCGCGCACAGTGGCTCTCCTTGCTCCTCCACGGGTTGGTGGCCGCGCTCATCTTGCTGATGCCCTGGCCGCTAAGCTACACGCCGGTATGGCTGCTGCTGCTTTCGCTGGTGGTGTTTGACTCCGTACGGAGCCAGCGGCGCATCAATGCCTGTCATGGCGAAATTAAGCTACTGATGGATTCGCGCCTGCGCTGGCAGGGCGAGGAGTGGGATATTGTCGGCACGCCCTGGCTGCTGCGTAGCGGAATGATGCTGCGTTTGCGTCGCGAGGAGGATGGCCGTCGCCAGCATCTCTGGCTGGCGGCAGACAGTATGGATGCGCAGGAGTGGCGCGATCTGCGCCGGATGATTTTACAAAAACCGGCGCAGGGTCTGCACTAA
- the sdhE gene encoding FAD assembly factor SdhE, translated as MDITNKARIHWACRRGMRELDISIMPFFEHEYDSLSDDDKRLFVRLLENDDPDLFNWLMNHGKPQDAELQRMVQLIQTRNRDRGPVAI; from the coding sequence ATGGATATTACTAACAAAGCCCGTATTCACTGGGCGTGCCGTCGCGGAATGCGCGAGCTCGATATTTCCATCATGCCTTTTTTCGAACATGAGTACGATTCGCTAAGCGATGATGACAAACGTCTCTTTGTCCGCCTGCTGGAAAATGACGATCCCGATTTATTTAACTGGCTTATGAACCACGGCAAGCCACAGGATGCGGAGTTGCAAAGAATGGTGCAGTTAATCCAGACACGGAATCGGGATCGTGGTCCTGTGGCAATCTGA
- the ygfZ gene encoding tRNA-modifying protein YgfZ: MAFTPFPPRQPTAASRLPLTLMTLDDWALATITGADSEKYLQGQVTADVSTLAANQHLLAAHCDSKGKMWSNMRLFHDKEGFAWLLRRSVRETQLRELKKYAVFSKVAIAADDERVLLGVAGFQARAALANLFTTLPESENQVVQEGETTLLWFAHPAERFLLVTDAATADMVTEKLRGEAQFNNSQQWLALNIEAGLPVVDEANVAQFIPQATNLQALGGISFKKGCYTGQEMVARAKFRGANKRALWYLAGTASRVPEAGEDLERKMGDNWRRTGTVLAAAQLDDGRVIVQVVMNNDMEPDSVFRVREDANTLSIEPLPYSLEE; this comes from the coding sequence ATGGCTTTTACTCCTTTTCCTCCGCGCCAGCCGACCGCCGCTTCACGTCTGCCGCTGACGCTTATGACGCTCGATGACTGGGCGCTGGCGACCATCACCGGGGCCGATAGCGAGAAGTATCTGCAGGGCCAGGTGACGGCAGATGTCTCGACACTGGCGGCTAATCAGCATCTGCTGGCGGCGCACTGTGATTCTAAAGGCAAAATGTGGAGCAATATGCGGTTGTTCCACGATAAAGAGGGGTTCGCGTGGCTGTTGCGCCGCAGCGTGCGTGAAACCCAGCTGCGCGAACTGAAAAAATATGCCGTCTTCTCTAAAGTGGCTATTGCTGCGGATGACGAGCGCGTTCTGCTTGGCGTGGCCGGTTTCCAGGCGCGGGCCGCGCTGGCGAATCTCTTCACCACCCTGCCGGAGAGCGAAAATCAGGTCGTGCAGGAGGGAGAAACCACGCTGCTGTGGTTTGCGCATCCCGCTGAGCGTTTCCTGTTAGTGACCGATGCCGCCACGGCCGACATGGTCACCGAGAAGCTGCGCGGTGAAGCCCAGTTCAATAACAGCCAGCAGTGGCTGGCGCTGAATATCGAAGCAGGTCTGCCGGTGGTTGATGAAGCGAATGTCGCGCAGTTTATTCCGCAGGCGACCAACCTGCAGGCGCTCGGCGGCATCAGCTTTAAAAAAGGGTGCTACACCGGACAGGAGATGGTGGCGCGGGCAAAATTCCGCGGAGCCAATAAGCGCGCGCTGTGGTACCTGGCAGGAACCGCCAGCCGCGTTCCGGAAGCGGGAGAAGATCTCGAGCGTAAAATGGGCGACAACTGGCGTCGTACCGGCACCGTACTGGCCGCCGCGCAGCTGGATGACGGGCGCGTGATTGTCCAGGTCGTAATGAATAATGATATGGAGCCGGACAGCGTATTCCGCGTGCGCGAAGATGCCAACACGCTGAGCATTGAGCCACTGCCCTACTCGCTCGAAGAGTAA
- a CDS encoding hemolysin III family protein, whose translation MVKKPLIAQGYTLAEEIANSISHGIGLVFGIVGLVLLLGQAVDTHASTLAITSYALYGGSMILLFLASTLYHAIPHPRAKIWLKKFDHCAIYLLIAGTYTPFLLVGLDSPLARGLMVVIWSLALLGILFKLTIAHRFKVLSLVTYLAMGWLSLVVIYQLATRLSPGGVTLLAVGGLVYSLGVIFYVCKRIPYNHAIWHGFVLGGSVCHFLAIYLYVGQI comes from the coding sequence ATGGTGAAGAAACCATTAATCGCACAGGGATATACACTGGCAGAGGAGATTGCCAACAGCATCAGCCACGGAATCGGGCTGGTGTTCGGGATTGTCGGGCTGGTGCTGCTGCTCGGGCAGGCAGTCGACACCCACGCCAGCACGCTTGCCATCACCAGTTACGCCCTTTATGGCGGCAGTATGATCCTGCTGTTTCTGGCATCGACGCTCTATCACGCCATTCCGCATCCACGCGCCAAAATATGGCTGAAGAAGTTCGACCACTGCGCTATCTACCTGCTGATTGCGGGCACCTATACGCCGTTCCTGCTGGTTGGCCTGGATTCACCGCTGGCGCGCGGGCTAATGGTGGTTATCTGGAGCCTCGCGCTGCTGGGCATCCTGTTTAAGCTGACGATAGCGCACCGCTTTAAGGTGCTGTCGCTGGTGACCTACCTGGCGATGGGCTGGCTCTCGCTGGTGGTGATTTATCAGCTCGCCACGCGTCTCTCACCAGGTGGCGTTACGCTGCTTGCCGTAGGCGGCCTGGTCTACTCCCTTGGCGTCATTTTTTACGTCTGTAAACGCATACCTTACAACCACGCCATCTGGCACGGCTTTGTACTTGGCGGCAGTGTCTGCCACTTCCTTGCGATCTACCTTTACGTCGGCCAGATTTAG
- a CDS encoding MurR/RpiR family transcriptional regulator gives MFTHSAIASLNTLEMMVYNFVVKNRDKVMYMTIRELADAAGVSTTTVLRFCRKLNCEGYSEFRVRFKLYLEQNEPPQANFGASEVISFFKSVNNDEFDKLLDSTVDIILSSERIIFVGAGTSGALAKYGARFFSNIGKFSNHIDDPYFPVTNDMAKNALAIVLSVSGETEEILRFASQFSLHHCKVLSITSHEHSRLAKLADYNISWHVPQMRISGGYDITTQIPVVYILESLGRKLAKKIA, from the coding sequence ATGTTTACCCACTCCGCCATCGCCAGCCTCAACACCCTGGAGATGATGGTCTACAACTTTGTGGTCAAAAACCGCGACAAAGTGATGTACATGACGATCCGCGAACTCGCCGACGCGGCGGGCGTCTCGACTACCACGGTGCTGCGTTTTTGCCGCAAGCTTAACTGTGAGGGGTACTCGGAGTTTCGCGTGCGCTTTAAATTGTATCTGGAACAGAACGAGCCGCCGCAGGCTAATTTTGGCGCCAGCGAAGTGATCAGCTTTTTTAAAAGCGTGAATAACGACGAATTCGATAAATTACTCGATAGCACCGTCGACATCATATTATCCTCCGAGCGTATTATCTTCGTCGGGGCAGGCACCTCCGGGGCGCTGGCGAAATATGGCGCGCGCTTCTTCTCAAATATTGGCAAATTCAGTAACCATATCGACGATCCCTATTTCCCGGTGACCAACGATATGGCGAAAAACGCGCTGGCGATTGTTCTTTCGGTCTCCGGTGAAACCGAGGAGATCCTGCGCTTTGCCAGCCAGTTCAGCCTGCATCACTGCAAAGTCCTCTCGATCACCAGCCATGAGCATTCACGTCTGGCGAAACTCGCGGATTACAATATCTCCTGGCATGTGCCGCAAATGCGTATTTCCGGCGGCTACGATATTACGACGCAAATTCCGGTGGTTTATATTCTCGAATCACTGGGACGTAAACTGGCGAAGAAAATAGCATAA
- a CDS encoding 6-phospho-beta-glucosidase: protein MKKLTLPKDFLWGGAVAAHQVEGGWNKGGKGPSICDVLTGGAHGVPREITSQVEAGKYYPNHEAVDFHGHYKEDIKLFAEMGFKCFRTSIAWTRIFPQGDELQPNEEGLKFYDDVFDELLKHNIEPVITLSHFEMPLHLVQEYGGWTNRKVVDFFVRFAEVVFERYKNKVKYWMTFNEINNQRNWRAPLFGYCCSGVVYTEHENPEETMYQVLHHQFVASAMAVKIGHRINPSMQIGCMLAMVPLYPFSCKPEDVMYAQESMRERYVFTDVQLRGYYPSYVLNEWERRGFNIKMEAGDEAILREGCCDYLGFSYYMTNAVKAEGGSGDALSGFQGSVPNPHVKASDWGWQIDPVGLRYALCELYERYQKPLFIVENGFGAYDKVEEDGSINDDYRIDYLRAHVKEMVEAVTYDGVDLMGYTPWGCIDCVSFTTGQYSKRYGFIYVNKHDDGTGDMSRSRKKSFNWYKEVIASNGENL from the coding sequence ATGAAAAAATTGACCTTACCGAAAGATTTCTTGTGGGGCGGCGCCGTTGCCGCGCATCAGGTAGAAGGCGGCTGGAATAAAGGCGGCAAAGGCCCAAGCATCTGCGACGTGCTGACGGGCGGCGCACACGGCGTCCCGCGCGAAATCACCTCGCAAGTGGAAGCGGGTAAATACTACCCGAACCATGAAGCCGTTGATTTTCATGGTCATTACAAAGAGGACATCAAACTCTTTGCCGAGATGGGCTTCAAATGTTTCCGCACCTCAATCGCCTGGACCCGCATCTTCCCGCAGGGCGATGAGCTACAGCCCAATGAAGAGGGGCTGAAGTTTTATGACGATGTGTTCGATGAGCTACTGAAGCACAACATCGAGCCGGTCATTACCCTCTCTCACTTCGAGATGCCGCTGCACCTGGTGCAGGAGTACGGCGGCTGGACCAACCGTAAAGTGGTTGATTTCTTTGTGCGTTTCGCCGAAGTGGTGTTTGAGCGCTACAAGAATAAGGTCAAATACTGGATGACCTTTAATGAGATTAACAACCAGCGCAACTGGCGGGCGCCGCTGTTCGGCTACTGCTGCTCCGGCGTGGTTTACACCGAGCATGAGAATCCGGAAGAGACCATGTACCAGGTGTTGCATCACCAGTTCGTTGCCAGCGCCATGGCGGTAAAAATTGGTCACCGCATTAACCCGTCGATGCAGATTGGCTGCATGCTGGCGATGGTGCCGCTCTATCCCTTCTCCTGTAAGCCTGAAGATGTAATGTATGCGCAGGAATCAATGCGCGAGCGTTATGTCTTTACCGATGTTCAGCTGCGCGGCTACTACCCCTCCTACGTACTTAATGAGTGGGAGCGTCGCGGCTTTAACATCAAAATGGAAGCCGGGGATGAAGCGATCCTGCGAGAAGGGTGCTGCGACTATCTGGGCTTCAGCTACTACATGACCAACGCGGTGAAAGCCGAAGGCGGCTCGGGCGATGCGCTCTCCGGTTTCCAGGGCAGCGTGCCGAACCCGCACGTGAAAGCCTCCGACTGGGGTTGGCAGATTGACCCGGTTGGCCTGCGCTACGCCCTTTGCGAGCTCTATGAGCGCTACCAGAAGCCGCTGTTTATCGTTGAAAACGGCTTTGGCGCGTACGACAAAGTTGAAGAGGATGGCAGCATTAACGATGATTACCGCATCGACTATCTGCGCGCGCATGTGAAAGAGATGGTCGAAGCCGTCACCTATGATGGCGTAGATCTGATGGGTTACACCCCGTGGGGCTGCATTGACTGCGTCTCCTTCACCACTGGCCAGTACAGCAAGCGCTACGGCTTTATCTACGTGAACAAGCACGACGACGGCACCGGCGATATGTCGCGCTCACGCAAGAAGAGCTTTAACTGGTACAAGGAAGTGATTGCCAGCAACGGCGAGAACTTGTGA
- a CDS encoding SDR family oxidoreductase encodes MALALVSGASRGIGRATALLLAQEGYIVAVNYHRQRDAAEKVVAEIQAEGGRAFAVQADISDESQVEAMFARIDQEGLPLTALVNNAGILFQQSRVEALSAARINQVLATNVTGYFLCCREAIKRMSTQHGGQGGAIVNVSSAAARLGSPGEYVDYAASKGAVDTLTTGLSLEVAASGIRVNGVRPGFIYTEMHASGGEPGRVDRVSSAIPMQRGGQPEEVAQAIAWLLSDKASYVTGSFIDLAGGK; translated from the coding sequence ATGGCTTTAGCTTTAGTAAGTGGCGCAAGCCGGGGGATCGGTCGCGCCACCGCGCTGTTACTGGCGCAAGAGGGCTACATCGTGGCAGTCAATTATCACCGTCAGCGCGACGCCGCCGAGAAGGTGGTAGCAGAGATTCAGGCCGAGGGCGGCAGAGCATTTGCCGTGCAGGCGGACATCAGTGATGAAAGTCAGGTTGAAGCGATGTTTGCGCGCATTGACCAGGAAGGTCTGCCGCTGACCGCACTGGTCAATAACGCCGGCATTCTGTTTCAGCAGAGCCGGGTAGAGGCACTGAGCGCGGCGCGCATCAATCAGGTACTGGCGACTAACGTGACAGGCTATTTCCTCTGCTGTCGCGAAGCGATAAAGCGCATGTCGACGCAGCATGGCGGGCAGGGCGGCGCGATTGTGAATGTCTCGTCAGCCGCGGCAAGGCTTGGCTCGCCGGGGGAGTATGTTGATTATGCGGCGTCAAAAGGGGCGGTGGATACGTTAACCACCGGCCTGTCGCTGGAGGTGGCGGCAAGCGGCATCCGCGTCAACGGTGTGCGTCCGGGATTTATCTATACGGAGATGCATGCCAGCGGCGGCGAGCCGGGACGCGTCGATCGCGTCAGCAGTGCCATTCCGATGCAGCGCGGCGGGCAGCCGGAAGAAGTCGCGCAGGCGATTGCCTGGCTGTTAAGTGATAAAGCCTCCTATGTGACAGGAAGCTTTATCGATCTGGCCGGAGGGAAATAG